A section of the Rummeliibacillus pycnus genome encodes:
- the plsY gene encoding glycerol-3-phosphate 1-O-acyltransferase PlsY — protein sequence MDLIYVLVIAYLIGSIPSGLWIGQIFYKTDIRKHGSGNLGATNTFRVLGKKAGIVVTLMDILKGTVATLIPTIAVFSNSGVHPLIAGIVAVFGHMYPIFAGFRGGKAVATSAGILLGYHWPIFVLLVIAFLLCLKVYKMVSLASMFAAVVAFIYALIYAILEKEYLLLMIITIIVVFIFYRHRANISRIKHGTEPKITWL from the coding sequence ATGGATTTGATTTATGTTTTGGTGATAGCCTATCTAATAGGATCAATTCCTTCAGGGCTATGGATTGGCCAAATATTTTATAAAACAGATATCCGAAAGCACGGTAGTGGCAATCTAGGTGCGACTAATACATTTCGTGTACTTGGTAAAAAAGCTGGAATAGTGGTAACACTAATGGATATTTTGAAAGGAACAGTTGCTACACTTATACCAACAATTGCTGTTTTTTCTAATAGTGGTGTACATCCACTTATAGCAGGGATCGTAGCAGTTTTCGGCCATATGTATCCTATTTTTGCTGGTTTTCGTGGAGGCAAAGCTGTGGCAACTTCAGCAGGTATTTTGCTTGGTTATCATTGGCCAATCTTTGTATTATTAGTTATTGCTTTTTTACTTTGTTTAAAAGTATACAAAATGGTTAGTCTTGCGTCTATGTTTGCAGCAGTGGTTGCTTTTATTTATGCACTTATTTATGCGATTCTAGAAAAAGAGTATTTACTCTTAATGATTATAACAATTATAGTAGTCTTTATATTCTATCGTCATCGCGCGAATATTTCACGTATTAAACATGGTACAGAGCCAAAAATAACTTGGTTATAA
- a CDS encoding LutB/LldF family L-lactate oxidation iron-sulfur protein, with the protein MSIQYNKHTFKDNVEENLNNSFMRGAVVSAQDRLRTGRINAAEELGDWEEWRAHGEEIRQHVLNNLDYYLHELAENVEKAGGHVFFAKTAKDATDYIQEVATKKNAKKIVKSKSMVTEEISLNEALEEAGCTVVETDLGEYILQIDNHDKPSHIVAPALHKNAQQVKDVFVDKLDYNPQKSAEAGELARHVRTTLRNEFLTADIGITGCNFAVAESGSICLVTNEGNAGMVTTIPKTQITVMGMERLVPTFEELEVLVNMLTRSAVGQKLPSYVNVMTGPRKPGETDGPEEFHLVIVDNGRSNILGTDFQSILQCIRCGACVNVCPVYRHIGGHSYNSIYSGPIGAVLTPLLAGYEDYKELPYASSLCGACSEACPVKIPLHELLLKHRERIVEQEGKAPISEAMLMKAFSLGGSSSSIYATGAKIASRVVAPLSKNGKISKGPGPLKAWTEVRDFPAPKKERFRDWFKEHEKGSDK; encoded by the coding sequence ATGTCTATCCAATATAACAAACATACATTTAAAGATAATGTAGAAGAAAATTTAAATAATTCATTTATGAGAGGTGCAGTTGTATCTGCTCAAGATCGTCTTCGTACAGGTCGTATAAATGCTGCAGAAGAGTTAGGTGATTGGGAAGAATGGCGTGCTCATGGAGAAGAAATTCGTCAACATGTGTTAAATAACTTAGATTACTACTTACATGAATTAGCTGAAAATGTTGAAAAAGCTGGTGGACATGTATTTTTTGCGAAAACAGCAAAGGATGCAACAGATTATATCCAAGAAGTTGCTACCAAAAAGAATGCCAAGAAAATTGTCAAATCAAAATCGATGGTAACGGAAGAAATTAGTTTGAATGAAGCACTCGAAGAAGCAGGATGTACGGTCGTAGAAACGGACTTAGGTGAGTACATTTTACAAATTGATAATCATGATAAACCTTCTCATATTGTCGCACCAGCACTACATAAAAATGCTCAACAAGTGAAAGATGTTTTTGTTGATAAATTAGATTATAATCCTCAAAAATCAGCCGAAGCAGGGGAATTAGCTCGTCATGTTCGTACTACATTACGTAATGAGTTTTTAACTGCAGATATTGGGATTACTGGTTGTAACTTTGCTGTTGCTGAATCAGGCTCGATTTGCTTAGTAACTAATGAAGGAAATGCTGGAATGGTAACCACAATTCCAAAAACTCAAATTACAGTAATGGGAATGGAAAGACTAGTCCCAACTTTCGAAGAACTCGAAGTATTGGTAAATATGTTAACTAGATCAGCAGTTGGTCAAAAATTACCAAGCTATGTTAATGTGATGACAGGACCAAGAAAACCTGGTGAAACAGATGGACCAGAAGAATTCCACCTAGTGATTGTTGATAATGGTCGCTCAAATATCTTAGGTACTGATTTCCAATCTATTCTTCAATGCATTCGTTGTGGTGCATGCGTAAATGTTTGTCCCGTGTATCGACACATTGGTGGGCATTCCTATAATTCAATTTATTCGGGACCAATTGGAGCAGTATTAACACCATTGCTAGCTGGATACGAAGATTATAAAGAGCTGCCATATGCATCTTCTTTATGTGGAGCATGTTCTGAAGCATGTCCAGTAAAAATTCCATTACATGAGTTACTACTAAAACATCGTGAACGAATCGTGGAGCAAGAAGGAAAGGCTCCTATCTCAGAAGCTATGTTAATGAAGGCATTTAGTCTAGGTGGTTCATCAAGTTCAATATATGCAACTGGAGCTAAAATTGCTTCACGTGTTGTTGCACCACTTTCAAAAAACGGAAAAATTTCAAAAGGCCCAGGACCATTGAAAGCGTGGACTGAAGTACGAGATTTCCCAGCTCCTAAAAAAGAACGATTCAGAGATTGGTTCAAGGAACATGAGAAAGGTAGTGACAAATAA
- a CDS encoding thiol-disulfide oxidoreductase DCC family protein: MNSILFYDGDCGFCQRSVQFVLKHEREPVFNFAPLQGKVATKLLPVNLTQNLDTIVVYQEGKMLTESSAILFIAKNLNFPYLFLIIFKVIPTPIRDYFYRIISRNRYKFTYSRNICKIPKENVRKRFLE, translated from the coding sequence ATGAATTCGATTCTTTTCTATGATGGTGATTGCGGGTTTTGCCAAAGATCGGTGCAATTTGTATTAAAGCATGAAAGAGAACCGGTTTTTAATTTTGCACCGTTACAAGGAAAGGTCGCAACAAAGTTATTACCAGTAAATTTAACTCAAAATCTCGATACGATTGTCGTTTATCAGGAAGGAAAAATGTTGACGGAATCAAGTGCAATACTATTTATTGCAAAAAATTTAAACTTTCCATACTTGTTTTTAATTATTTTCAAAGTAATTCCTACGCCAATCCGAGATTATTTTTACCGAATAATATCCAGAAATCGTTATAAATTTACGTATTCAAGAAATATATGTAAAATTCCTAAAGAAAATGTACGGAAACGGTTTCTAGAGTAA
- a CDS encoding acyl-CoA thioesterase, with protein sequence MFVSEKEIEIRYAETDQMGVVYHANYVIWMEVGRTQLIRDLGFSVTKFEADGYVSPVMNVNISYKAALRYGEKAIIRTWVKSQDRLRTVYAYEILHSDGTVAATATSEHIVVKKENFHPVAFNRVDEVWYNKYKEIAEIQK encoded by the coding sequence ATGTTTGTAAGTGAAAAAGAAATTGAAATTCGCTATGCTGAAACAGATCAAATGGGTGTTGTTTATCATGCGAATTATGTAATATGGATGGAAGTAGGTAGAACACAACTAATTCGCGATCTAGGATTTTCAGTAACTAAATTTGAAGCGGATGGATATGTATCTCCTGTAATGAATGTAAATATAAGTTATAAAGCTGCTTTACGATATGGTGAAAAAGCCATAATTCGTACTTGGGTGAAATCGCAGGATCGATTACGTACAGTTTATGCCTATGAAATTTTACATAGTGATGGCACAGTTGCTGCTACTGCCACTTCAGAACATATTGTAGTAAAAAAAGAAAATTTCCACCCTGTTGCATTTAATAGAGTAGATGAAGTATGGTATAACAAATATAAAGAAATAGCAGAAATTCAAAAATAA
- a CDS encoding DUF6143 family protein: MTAFNHDKFNKVVDIPNPLFQSLQGKYFVGQTETIRLGKGRNAWGGLFTPQYSDVHLFVNAFTITNHSDEPFVAEIWFNPTLSGKPKTSDKVSPSNTTLSPLPKPKSKLKFAEFVKDAPKNGVNVFKRIVPPNSTLVSDEDGKYIFSSGGSFVIFLVSPGNKTVKAEVAFGWFEKKGDPII, from the coding sequence ATGACTGCGTTTAATCATGATAAATTCAATAAAGTTGTCGACATTCCTAACCCATTATTTCAATCTTTACAAGGAAAATATTTTGTTGGTCAAACCGAAACAATTCGTCTAGGAAAAGGCAGAAATGCATGGGGAGGTTTGTTTACTCCTCAGTATTCAGATGTTCATTTGTTTGTAAATGCATTTACAATTACAAATCATTCTGATGAACCGTTTGTAGCTGAAATTTGGTTTAATCCAACACTATCTGGTAAGCCAAAAACCTCGGATAAAGTATCACCATCCAATACAACTCTGTCCCCACTGCCTAAACCGAAATCTAAACTTAAGTTTGCAGAATTTGTAAAAGATGCACCGAAGAATGGCGTAAATGTTTTCAAAAGAATTGTACCACCAAATAGTACTTTAGTAAGTGATGAAGATGGGAAATATATTTTTTCATCAGGTGGATCATTTGTCATTTTTTTAGTTTCTCCAGGAAATAAAACTGTAAAGGCAGAAGTTGCATTTGGTTGGTTTGAAAAAAAAGGAGATCCAATCATATAA
- a CDS encoding M14 family zinc carboxypeptidase, protein MEMQNKMKRLLIYSSGFLVSMSLLSNDAFAAEVSGQGNPIKVTENNTEGDQNQTETNDATSSENENQMIGNFAKISSDAELFTPESLQPTNLKLSANEHTYYVTKSSNEDYFEILIGEHTYWIKADHLITSTENSSDVTKKRNLMITTKSNFNIYAEKDRNSNILVEGSEETTFKVIDVVQDYYVVSIAGVRGYIPISDVNIKYKKNSNVEVATSFVKMYKINGSKYKPMGSLVNGAVVKVAKSTTKYHIIQVGSQMYAILKKGTIPTEKPASLGTLIKSTYPITLTVSKTNAIYTSKGNKMGTIDKGQVVSLKGLKGNKGIINYMGKTGYVNLKYYNHSNIVNPTKNITYGMYNYYLRVIAQLYPEFTEVEKIGESVQGRSIYALRVGNGEKEILMDAAMHAREHMTTNVLMEMIDQYTVSYRKGTNYAGYNVKRVLDKTSIWFVPMMNPDGVTLVQKGIASMDSKYRKSLKKYNHGSNNFKRWKANGRGVDLNRNFDGLWKYLATTPKSYMNYKGTSAFSEPEAQALKAFVQRHHFKTDLSYHSSGQIVYWFNFQKGSTLTRDLKLAKSVARITGYTVVPPLLYRGSGSSADWFIVNQKKPGLTIEIAPYAGYGPVPHRYWSNVWYKNKSIGLFGANEASKR, encoded by the coding sequence ATGGAAATGCAAAATAAAATGAAACGATTGCTTATCTATTCATCAGGATTTTTGGTGTCGATGAGTTTACTATCAAATGACGCATTCGCGGCTGAAGTAAGTGGACAAGGCAATCCAATCAAAGTAACAGAAAATAATACGGAAGGAGATCAAAATCAAACTGAGACGAATGATGCAACTTCCTCTGAAAATGAAAATCAAATGATCGGGAATTTTGCTAAAATCAGTTCAGATGCAGAGCTTTTTACACCGGAATCATTACAACCAACAAACTTAAAATTATCAGCAAATGAACATACATATTATGTAACAAAATCATCAAATGAGGATTATTTCGAAATTCTTATAGGGGAACATACATATTGGATTAAAGCGGATCACTTAATCACTTCGACTGAAAACTCTTCAGATGTAACTAAAAAGCGAAATCTGATGATTACTACTAAAAGTAATTTTAATATTTATGCTGAAAAAGATCGCAATTCAAATATTCTTGTCGAAGGATCAGAAGAAACGACATTTAAAGTAATAGATGTAGTACAAGATTATTATGTGGTATCAATTGCTGGAGTAAGAGGATATATTCCTATAAGTGATGTCAATATCAAGTACAAGAAAAATAGCAATGTAGAGGTTGCCACAAGCTTCGTTAAAATGTATAAAATCAACGGTAGTAAGTACAAACCAATGGGCTCATTAGTGAACGGAGCAGTCGTAAAAGTAGCAAAATCAACAACAAAATATCATATTATTCAAGTTGGAAGTCAAATGTATGCAATCCTCAAAAAAGGGACAATTCCTACAGAAAAACCTGCATCGCTTGGAACATTAATAAAATCCACCTATCCGATCACATTAACAGTCAGTAAAACAAACGCTATTTATACTTCTAAAGGTAACAAAATGGGAACAATTGATAAAGGACAAGTTGTTAGTTTAAAAGGCTTAAAAGGGAATAAAGGAATTATTAATTATATGGGGAAAACAGGTTATGTAAATCTTAAATACTATAACCATTCTAATATAGTTAATCCAACAAAGAACATTACATATGGTATGTACAATTACTATCTTCGTGTCATTGCGCAGTTATATCCAGAATTTACTGAAGTTGAAAAGATCGGTGAATCCGTACAAGGAAGATCTATTTACGCATTACGAGTAGGGAATGGCGAGAAAGAAATTTTAATGGATGCTGCTATGCACGCGAGAGAACATATGACAACAAATGTTCTGATGGAAATGATTGATCAGTATACTGTTTCATATCGAAAAGGAACAAATTACGCGGGGTATAACGTCAAACGTGTTTTAGATAAAACGAGTATTTGGTTTGTACCGATGATGAATCCTGATGGTGTTACATTAGTACAAAAGGGAATTGCTTCGATGGATAGTAAATATAGAAAAAGCCTCAAGAAATATAATCATGGAAGCAATAATTTTAAACGTTGGAAGGCAAATGGTCGAGGTGTTGACTTAAACCGTAATTTTGATGGATTATGGAAATATCTCGCTACTACACCTAAATCTTATATGAACTATAAAGGTACAAGTGCATTCTCTGAACCTGAAGCACAAGCTTTAAAAGCATTTGTACAACGCCATCATTTTAAAACAGATTTATCCTACCACTCATCTGGACAAATTGTCTATTGGTTTAATTTCCAAAAAGGATCAACTCTTACGAGAGACTTAAAATTAGCAAAGAGTGTTGCAAGAATTACAGGTTATACAGTTGTTCCTCCACTATTGTACAGAGGTTCTGGATCATCTGCTGATTGGTTTATAGTAAATCAAAAGAAACCAGGATTAACCATTGAAATTGCTCCATATGCTGGTTATGGACCAGTACCACATCGTTATTGGAGTAATGTATGGTACAAAAACAAATCAATTGGCTTATTCGGTGCAAATGAAGCGAGTAAAAGATAA
- a CDS encoding (Fe-S)-binding protein: MKVSLFATCIVDMFQTDVGKATVELLERLGCEVVFPKGQVCCGQPAYNSGYVKDAKEPMKKMIEAFEDAEVIVAPSGSCAFMFREYPTVFKDDPVYFEKAKKVASKTYELTDFIVNVLNVEDVGAKLEGKATYHPSCHMTRLLGVSESPKKLLSNVKGLEMVDLPNSYNCCGFGGTFSVKMGNISEQMVDEKVDSTLQTGADYLIGADGGCLMNIGGRMQRRGENVKVLHIAEVLNHH, encoded by the coding sequence ATGAAAGTTTCGTTATTTGCAACATGCATTGTAGATATGTTTCAAACAGATGTAGGGAAAGCCACTGTTGAACTCTTAGAAAGATTAGGATGTGAAGTAGTCTTTCCAAAAGGTCAAGTTTGCTGTGGTCAACCTGCCTATAACTCTGGTTATGTAAAAGATGCAAAAGAACCTATGAAAAAAATGATTGAAGCATTTGAGGATGCAGAAGTAATTGTAGCGCCTTCTGGATCTTGCGCATTTATGTTTAGAGAATATCCAACAGTCTTTAAAGATGATCCAGTATACTTTGAAAAAGCCAAAAAGGTAGCTTCAAAAACATATGAATTAACAGATTTTATCGTTAATGTATTAAATGTAGAAGATGTTGGTGCAAAATTAGAGGGGAAAGCAACTTATCACCCATCATGCCATATGACTCGACTTTTGGGTGTATCAGAGTCACCAAAAAAACTTTTAAGTAATGTGAAAGGTTTAGAAATGGTAGATTTGCCAAACAGCTATAATTGTTGTGGCTTTGGGGGAACGTTCTCTGTAAAAATGGGCAATATTTCCGAACAAATGGTAGATGAAAAAGTAGATAGTACATTGCAAACTGGGGCAGATTACTTAATAGGAGCAGACGGTGGTTGTTTGATGAACATTGGAGGTCGTATGCAAAGGCGAGGAGAAAATGTAAAAGTTCTGCATATTGCAGAAGTTCTTAATCACCATTAG
- the acnA gene encoding aconitate hydratase AcnA, whose translation MANNNLHNSRSSFEVNGKTYNFYRLAAIEEAGVAKVSRLPYSIKVLLESVLRQYDGYVIKEEHVDNLAKWGKDSDANAEVPFKPSRVVLQDFTGVPVVVDLTSLRTAMKEMGGDANEINPAIPVDLVIDHSVQVDKYGNSSALQANMDLEFERNAERYNFLKWAQTAYDNFRAVPPATGIVHQVNLEYLAPVVHVNENADGTFETFPDSVVGTDSHTTMINGIGVLGWGVGGIEAEAGMLGQPSYFPIPEVIGVKLTGKLPSGTTATDLALKVTQELRKKGVVGKFVEFFGPGVPQLPLADRATISNMAPEYGATCGYFAIDEESLNYMRLTGRDEEHIQVVEAYLKANNMFFDPELEPTYTDVLEINLNDIEPNLSGPKRPQDLIPLSNMKKRYHEVVVAPAGVQGFGLTEDEFTKTATAKFAEGDVVIPAGAVGIAAITSCTNTSNPYVLIAAGLVAKKAIEKGLTVPKWVKTSLAPGSKVVTGYLKDSGLQQYLDQLGFNTVGYGCTTCIGNSGPLLPEIEEAIKSNDLFVTSVLSGNRNFEGRVHPLVKANYLASPPLVVAYALAGTVDVDLRKDSFGKDKDGKDVFFDDIWPSTEEVNAVLSKVVTRELFQKEYETVFNANEKWNAIETSTDSLYEFDDKSTYIQNPPFFQHLSAKPEDIQTLSGLRVLAKFGDSITTDHISPAGAIGKDTPAGKYLRENGVEPRNFNSYGSRRGNHEVMMRGTFANIRIRNQIAPGTEGGFTTYWPTGDVEYIYDAAMKYAKNHTGLVVLAGKDYGMGSSRDWAAKGTNLLGVKTVIAESYERIHRSNLVMMGVLPLQFVDGQNADSLGLTGEETFAVNIAEGVKPRDILTVTATAKDGSTKEFKALARFDSEVEVDYYRNGGILQMVLRNKLAK comes from the coding sequence ATGGCAAACAACAACTTGCATAATAGTCGTTCTTCTTTCGAAGTTAACGGTAAAACTTACAACTTTTATCGTCTAGCTGCGATCGAAGAAGCTGGCGTAGCAAAAGTTTCACGCCTTCCTTATTCAATCAAAGTATTATTAGAATCAGTATTACGTCAATATGACGGCTACGTAATCAAAGAAGAACACGTAGACAACTTAGCTAAATGGGGTAAAGATTCAGACGCAAACGCTGAAGTACCTTTCAAACCATCTCGCGTAGTACTACAAGATTTCACTGGTGTACCAGTAGTAGTTGACTTAACATCTCTACGTACAGCAATGAAAGAAATGGGCGGCGACGCTAACGAAATCAACCCTGCTATTCCAGTTGACTTAGTAATCGACCACTCAGTACAAGTTGATAAATACGGTAACTCATCTGCATTACAAGCAAACATGGATCTTGAATTCGAACGTAACGCAGAACGTTATAACTTCTTAAAATGGGCACAAACTGCTTACGATAACTTCCGTGCTGTTCCACCAGCAACTGGTATCGTACACCAAGTTAACCTTGAATACCTAGCACCAGTCGTTCACGTAAACGAAAATGCTGATGGTACATTCGAAACATTCCCAGACTCAGTAGTTGGTACTGACTCTCATACAACTATGATCAACGGTATCGGTGTTCTTGGTTGGGGCGTTGGTGGTATCGAAGCTGAAGCTGGTATGCTAGGACAACCTTCATACTTCCCAATCCCAGAAGTTATCGGTGTTAAACTTACTGGTAAACTTCCAAGTGGTACAACAGCTACTGACTTAGCTCTTAAAGTTACTCAAGAGTTACGTAAAAAAGGTGTTGTAGGTAAATTCGTTGAGTTCTTCGGACCTGGCGTACCTCAACTTCCATTAGCTGACCGTGCTACAATCTCTAACATGGCTCCTGAATATGGTGCAACTTGTGGTTACTTCGCAATCGATGAAGAATCACTTAACTATATGCGTTTAACTGGTCGTGACGAAGAACACATCCAAGTTGTAGAAGCATACTTAAAAGCAAACAACATGTTCTTTGACCCAGAATTAGAACCAACTTACACAGATGTATTAGAAATCAACTTAAACGACATCGAACCAAACCTTTCTGGTCCAAAACGTCCACAAGATTTGATTCCACTTTCTAATATGAAAAAACGCTACCACGAAGTAGTAGTTGCTCCAGCTGGCGTTCAAGGCTTCGGTTTAACTGAAGATGAATTCACAAAAACAGCAACTGCTAAATTTGCTGAAGGCGATGTAGTAATTCCTGCAGGTGCTGTTGGTATCGCTGCAATTACTTCATGTACAAATACTTCTAACCCATACGTTTTAATCGCTGCTGGTCTTGTTGCGAAAAAAGCGATCGAAAAAGGCTTAACTGTTCCTAAATGGGTTAAAACTTCATTGGCTCCAGGATCTAAAGTTGTTACAGGTTACTTAAAAGACTCTGGTTTACAACAATACCTTGACCAACTTGGTTTCAACACTGTAGGTTACGGCTGTACTACATGTATCGGTAACTCAGGTCCATTACTACCTGAAATCGAAGAAGCAATCAAATCTAACGATTTATTCGTAACTTCAGTACTTTCTGGTAACCGTAACTTCGAAGGTCGTGTACACCCATTAGTAAAAGCTAACTACTTAGCTTCACCACCATTGGTTGTTGCTTATGCATTAGCTGGTACTGTAGATGTTGACCTACGTAAAGATTCATTCGGTAAAGACAAAGATGGTAAAGATGTATTCTTCGATGATATCTGGCCATCAACTGAAGAAGTGAACGCAGTACTTTCTAAAGTTGTAACTCGTGAATTATTCCAAAAAGAATATGAAACAGTATTCAACGCAAACGAAAAATGGAATGCAATTGAAACTTCAACTGATTCATTATATGAATTTGATGATAAATCAACTTACATTCAAAATCCACCATTCTTCCAACACTTATCAGCTAAACCAGAAGATATCCAAACACTATCTGGCTTACGTGTGTTAGCTAAGTTTGGTGACTCAATTACAACTGACCACATCTCTCCTGCAGGTGCAATTGGTAAAGATACTCCTGCTGGTAAATACTTACGTGAAAATGGTGTAGAACCACGTAACTTCAACTCTTACGGTTCTCGTCGTGGTAACCATGAAGTTATGATGCGTGGTACATTTGCTAACATCCGTATCCGTAACCAAATCGCTCCTGGTACAGAAGGTGGCTTCACTACTTACTGGCCAACAGGTGATGTTGAATACATCTATGATGCAGCAATGAAATATGCTAAAAACCACACTGGTTTAGTAGTACTTGCTGGTAAAGACTACGGTATGGGTTCTTCACGTGACTGGGCAGCTAAAGGTACAAACCTTCTAGGTGTTAAAACAGTTATCGCTGAATCTTACGAACGTATCCACCGTTCTAACCTAGTAATGATGGGTGTTCTTCCATTACAATTTGTTGATGGTCAAAACGCTGATTCTCTAGGTCTTACTGGTGAAGAAACATTTGCAGTTAACATTGCTGAAGGTGTTAAACCTCGTGATATCTTAACTGTAACTGCAACTGCTAAAGATGGTTCTACAAAAGAATTCAAAGCACTTGCTCGTTTCGACTCAGAAGTAGAAGTAGATTACTACCGTAACGGCGGTATCCTACAAATGGTATTACGTAACAAATTAGCAAAATAA
- a CDS encoding HesB/YadR/YfhF family protein, with translation MKIVISNQALQWFSDEMEVQPGDTIRFYARYGGSNPFHEGFSLGMNKDEPMNPSVLTKHNDVTFFIEEDDVWFFNNHDLYVDFDQEKDELSYDYK, from the coding sequence ATGAAAATTGTGATATCAAATCAAGCTTTACAATGGTTTTCAGATGAAATGGAAGTTCAACCAGGTGACACAATTCGCTTCTATGCTCGTTATGGAGGATCCAATCCTTTTCATGAAGGTTTTTCGCTAGGCATGAATAAAGATGAGCCTATGAATCCCTCCGTCTTAACAAAACATAATGATGTTACTTTCTTTATCGAAGAAGACGATGTTTGGTTTTTCAATAACCATGATTTATATGTAGACTTTGATCAAGAAAAAGACGAACTTAGTTATGATTATAAATAA
- a CDS encoding LutC/YkgG family protein, whose protein sequence is MIQHREEFLETIGNSLKRTVNTKVKPQRNWKYAPQKKGYQGLSQDDLLEILEKQCDKIHTDVVTTTVKDLPNALEQVVDQYGGGPISMWQDSRFDDYNLKPLYEEKWPNKGYDVSKWFPELGEQNIQNAEKANIGLTFSEYVLAESGTVVLFSDQAHGKSVGLLPNNFIAIVKKSMIVPRMTQVAELLNKRIESGESLPSAIDFVSGPSNSADIEMKLVVGVHGPIHATYIILMDE, encoded by the coding sequence ATGATCCAACATCGTGAAGAATTTTTAGAAACAATTGGGAATTCTTTAAAGCGTACTGTCAATACAAAAGTGAAGCCACAAAGGAATTGGAAGTACGCACCACAGAAAAAGGGTTATCAGGGATTATCCCAAGATGATTTACTAGAAATTCTAGAAAAGCAGTGCGATAAAATTCACACAGATGTAGTAACAACAACTGTTAAAGATTTGCCTAATGCATTGGAACAAGTAGTGGATCAATACGGCGGCGGTCCAATATCCATGTGGCAAGATTCACGGTTTGATGACTATAATTTAAAACCATTATATGAAGAAAAATGGCCGAATAAAGGATATGACGTTTCGAAATGGTTTCCAGAATTAGGCGAGCAAAATATACAAAATGCTGAAAAAGCAAATATCGGATTAACCTTTTCAGAATATGTACTAGCTGAATCGGGAACTGTTGTGTTATTTTCTGATCAAGCGCATGGAAAATCTGTTGGGCTTTTGCCTAATAATTTTATAGCAATTGTGAAAAAGAGTATGATAGTTCCTCGCATGACACAAGTAGCTGAACTTTTAAACAAACGTATTGAATCAGGTGAATCATTACCATCAGCAATCGATTTCGTATCTGGTCCAAGTAATTCAGCTGATATCGAAATGAAGCTCGTTGTTGGTGTACACGGACCGATTCATGCAACATATATTATCTTAATGGATGAATAA